Genomic window (Neurospora crassa OR74A linkage group VI, whole genome shotgun sequence):
GTGAGTTGTCCGGATTGGAGTAGCCGTTGCCGTCGATGTCCCTGCGTCCGATAAAATGGGTTTGCAGACAGCAAATGGAAGAAAATTCGGTCTTTTGCCGTCCGTGCAAGCGCATTCGTTGCTTCCTTCCGATTGTTAGATAATGAATATACCAAGAACAAGATTGAAGGAGAGCCCCAAATGACGAGAAAATGTTCATGAGGAAGGAACGTATCTGGTCGAAGACCTCCGCGTGATGTGGACCTCACTGCCTGCACTTGCGCCTGCCCACAGCAACCTTTACATTTGCGACACTTGCCTGTCGAGACTCAGCCCTCAGCCCAACGAACCCGTCAGCCCTGCCTTCCCTACTTACTTTCATCGCTAGACAACCACAATTATGCCTCGCTCTCGATACTGACAAACAGGTATCTAAGTAGTTATCAAATCCTGTAACTGTCATTGGATTGTGGGCATCCAGCCCGAGTTGAGGCGGATGACCACCATTTATCGAAAAGTCTTGGCATGCGTGAGGGGTGACGTGGCTCAGCCTGACTGCGATGTGACGGAACAAATAACCCATGATCCAGGAATCTCGCCCTCATCTTTCTCAAATGAGCCAAAGCCAAACGAGGCTGAAATACTTTGAGGGTTTGGGTTCAAAGTATCACGGGAATTCTCAGACTTCTCGGGAGTTCGCTGTGCGTGAATGCTGACGCTTGCTGATTCTTCTTCTGGACGCCAGTACTTCTTTGGCACACGCCACACCCATGAAAGTCAGGCTTTGATGTCCACAATACCAGCGAGAACAGAAGCTTCGAAGGCAAAAGCCTGGAGGTAGCATCCTCCCTCACATATATCTCCTGGGGTACCTATAAAGGAAAGATTGAATTTCGATGATGAACCGAAAGAACTCGGATGAAGAAGCTTGCGAATCTGGATTAGACTTTCAGGCtgtttgtttcttttcctcttccctctcgCCCCCCTTTTTCGCGATACCATTCCCCCTTCAAATGAAGTCGCTGCAAGTCTCCTCGGGTCGATATTTAGTAACATGACGAAAGTCACTGTGAATGTcattttcccttctcctttcctACCTATGCACCAGAAAGTTTTTGGCGCCATTCGTCGTGTAAGTATATGTGATCGACCAAAGCCCACTTGAAGTAGGCTCAAATACTGACCGAGCCACAGTGGTTAATCAGTTTCAAGATCACCATCAGACTCACACCCAATCGCGAACTTCTTGAAGCCCACGAAAACAAGTCTTTCTTCGACAAGCCATCTCCcgagctacctacctccccATGGCCGAAGCTGGTTACGAAAGCCAGCCAGCTCTCTCACAAGTAATCCCATGATAGGCATCAAGGTGGTTGCTTGGGGCAGCTAGTAACGTTTAGTTACACCGTCTCCGGAAACCCCAAACTTTCACCTGGTTCCTGAGTTCTTTCCATACCCTCCGTTTAAACGCTCCACAGGAAGTTTCCTCGACGCCTTCCCTCATCTGCAAAGAGGAAAGTTTGCATGGCTTCCAGGCGGGTTTTATATGGGACGGACCCAAGTCCGGAAGTCCAGCATTTAACTCACCTTcaacccttttccttttccgcACATCTTTTtccgaacaacaacaatcaatCCACCATAACACCAACCAACAGCACCATGACGGACCGCCACACGGATTCCGCACCCTTCTAAGTGCCGGCAAACAGAACCCGAACCCAAACTGTCGACCTCATCTCACCTCACCATCTGCAAAGGAATCCATCCAACCCCTACCTCCCTCACCTCTCGCCTCTTCTCACCTCCTTCCAGACCACTCTCTTCGCCTACGCCGCCACTCGCGCCAGGTAAGTCCAGCGCGAAGCAATGGAAGCTAGTCCTCTCCGCTTGCTCAAGAGTTGATGGGATATTTAATGACGATCGCCCAAGCGGTTGAATATACGAGCTCGTTGGGTACTCGAAAGAAGGCGGTATGGATGATCAGGCCAATTTTGGATAACGTATGCGTGGCTCCCGACAGGTAAGGAAGGACGTTAGAAACTCGTATTAGGCAATTGTTGAGGGATTCGCTTGCCAGTTATGGCATCTTTaaggggttggaggaggcggtgacGATGTTGAACGGCCATGTCGCGGATAAAAAAGGACATTACGGGGATATTGCAGCCGGTGGCATCCGTCGTTGCTATTTTTAGAAGCAGCTAGTGACATCACCCTTCCGCTTCGGCTCCGAACTTACGGACTTAAATCAACAAGACCCCCGATCTCAGGACACTGCACGATTTCACAACGACGGGACATTTACATACCACACAAAGAGAATTAACATACCCAAAATGACCACCCAACACACTCCCTACGTCATCGGCCACGCGCCCTCCCATACCAAACACCACGAATGGCGCACCGCCGCCAACAGCGCCCCTCACCTCCTCCCGCATCTCCCAAAGgccctctcctccaaccccaaTCTCAAACTCCTCGACATCGGCTGCGGGCCCGGCACCATCTCGGCCTCTCTTGCCCAACACCTTCTTCCCTCCGGCCACGTCCTCGCAACCGACATTGCCGACGACGTTCTCGAGCGAGCCAAGGAGCACGCCATCTCGCAAGGCCTTTCAGTCCCGGAGAACATTTCCTTCCAGAAGGAATCCGTTTACGAATTGCCATTTTCCGACAACGAGTTCGACATTGTCCATGCCCACCAGGTACTCTGCCATCTTGACGACCCCGTTGCCGCAGTCAAGGAGATGCTCAGGGTTTGCAAACCGGGCGGACTGATTTCTTTCCGCGAGTCGGATATGCACATGTGGTGTTTCTGGCCTGAACTTCCGTCCCTACTAAAGTTTCATGAGTTGATGGTCAATGTCATGTTGGCGAATGGTGGGCAGGATAAGGGCGGGAGGAAGTTGGTGTCGTGGATACTGGAAGCTGGGGTTGACCGAAAGGATATCGAGGCTGGGTTCGGGACGTGGTGTTACAGTGAGCCGGGGGATAGAAAGGCGTGGGGGGAGGCGATGATTGAGAGGCTGAGGACGGGGCAGATGAGGCAACGAGGGATTGAGTCGGGGTTGACGACGGAGGAAAGCATAGAGGAGATGGTGAAGGGGTGGCGGGAGTGGATGGAGAGGGGAGATGCGACGTTGGGGATTGTCAATGGGGAGGTTATTGTTAGGAAGTCAACGGCCTCTTGATGGGAAATTTCCTGGTGgtaggaaaaaggaaaaaggaacgACTCATCAACTGAAGGTGGTTGCAGTGGCAACTTGAATGACAGCAACCAAAGAATAGTGTATACAGATTGCCGGAGCAATGGAAAGTGCATTTTTTTGGGAGGGCTCAATTCTCTTGCGTCAAACAGGTCACGGAAGGCACTATCATCAAACATCATTCGATGACAAACAGACAACTACCGACATCGGCATGGAAACATAAGTAGGTGTGACACATGCCATTCCCCGCGTCCAGCACCACTCATTTTACCTTTCTCCTTCCCAGTCttcaccatcatcttctccgtCATTCACACCCAGCCACAACACCGACGCCACGGAGAAACCACCCGATATTACCAACGCTACCTTCATTCTTAGAGTGACAAGGCACTATCTCGTCAATTCCGAAACCCATGATTTCTTCACCAACCAAGACTTCTGCCAGCCGTGAAGCCTGCGACGCAAAAACAACCGAGTTGGTTTGTTGTCGGTGGAGGGGTTGTCCCAGTCTGCGACATCTGGAGACATTTGCAAACAGGAACACATCCTCCCGTAGACCTCCAGCTGCTGAAGTCGATCTAGCCGTGATACTAACTCAAGGTTTGCAGTTTCACCTACCTTACCCCTACCGAATATCAACCTCGAACTCCTGAACAATGCGATCCCTTCTCGATCACGACCCATCATACAGACCTGCATCCACGCAATAAACGACATCCTATCTCTTCCTAggttcctccttcctccatcgAGGCTTAGGCTCTTGCAACATCAAAGTCGACGAAGACATCTGTCACCTTGTCGACGATATTGACTGGGCGGAAGCTAAATTGTCTTCATTCGTCCCGAATCTACATTCACTTGGGGGTTTGACTGGGAAGCTTCGTTTGCGCAACGGGTGAACGCAGTACGAAAACTATCACGCTTTGCAAAACACCTTTTAGAAGAGATTTAAACAAGAGGTCGGCGGCTTATCTGATGATGAGCATCGAGCAATCAAATTCGCGGGATTTGGGTCTGCTACGATCGTCCGGATTCACCAGTCGGCTTACCAATGAGCCAATGCCGGTGAACATTACTGATGATTAGCATGGACGTCACAGTATGACGTTTATGGATGGAGTTCTGATCAATATGGTGACATAGTTTCATGTATCTGAACTTTTGACACCACTCGGTGGAGGTATGTTTATTCGACAGTCTTGAACCCCCGACACCCGACTGACATCATCTTCCCCTGATAGGACCTCGTAGACCCTTCCGGGAAGGCATGCCCGGATGCCATATCTTATCTGTTGCCGGCGGCATTGGTGTTTTTCTTAATCCTTCGACCCTGTCTTCGAGTTCACCAATCCGACTCCCATCAATTTATACACGGAGGGTTGCCACTACTGTTTCCGGAAGCAGATGAATCCGCCGACCGTATATTTTTTCATCTGACAGGGGCGCTAAAATGAGCCCCTCTGCGAATGCCGCCGCGATTGCCGCAGCATATTCCTGccactccttctccttgtgtAAGTCCGCATAGTCGCGAATTTCAATTCCCGGTTCACCAACCCTTGTTAGTCGCTTATCACGCCAGCCACTGTCATCTCAGGACAGATGAAGTTGTGCCTCACTTGAAATTCAACCTTCTTTGTGCTTGACAATTCAAGCCCACGCGCATCTCATGCAGGTACTGCGGAATGCTGTTTCCTGCCATCAGCATATGCGCGCTTCGCAAATTGTTCCCCGCGGTGAGAAGAGCAGTAAACGGATGGAAGCGTATGTCCCTCGACAGTCATTTATTTCTTCACTGCCCTACCACGCGCCAAGCTCGTAATAAGTCACACCCCCAGACATCCGTATTGGGGGAcgccaacaacgacgacgttGCCCAAGACGATTGGTTCCTGCAAATCCGGACCAAATCCGGATTATACCTAACCGGGCGCCCTACCAGATATGCCGACTACCGGGACATGCTTGGTGTTGAAATATGAGCGGCGCATGTCGGCCCGAGAGCCGTGGTGGGCCGGCGGCTGGTTCCAGTCGATCCCGATGCGGGGACACCCGGCCCTCACGACGAGATGCCGCCCTATACGCCCCACGTGGTATTCGGCATGGTCGCCGGGTAGTGGTACTTCCATTGTTGTGGGGTCCTTAGCATTCCGACCGCAGCGGTGAGCGACAGGGTACCGAGAAGTGTCATGTGAGAGATTCATGTGGGCAAATGTTGACATGGAATACGCCTATCCGAGACGAATAACACTGTGTCAACTTGCAAAGATAACCCGAGAACCAGAGACGGAGCTTGCGATTCTAACGTTTACTCGGGATGGTAGAGAAAGGCAATGGCCAAGGTTGACAGAGGTCCTTAGGCTAAAACCCAGCTCTGTCAATCTTTGCTCCAAGCGTGTGCATTGTGCCATTCGCGTCGTCGAATTGGTGGTCTTCGATACTTCCGCCCACCATGATGGGAAATATGGAGGGCATACAACCCAGACAATCCCCCAATCTTCGATACGCAGCCATTCTGTCGAGTCTTCCTAATGGCCCCATTTAATTAGGACCTTTTTCGAAGGAACATTGACTTCAATTTGGGTGAGTGGCATCTCACTTGCAGTTTGGGGTGCATCCATTTTTCCTTGGAGGTTATCGTCATACTACCTTCCAATGACGCAAGTGAATGGTAGCCAAGCCACACTCGACTATGAGCATCAACCGTTAGTGCTCATTGAGCATCGAAGGATACACCTGCGATTAATGTGCACATTTCGTTGGCATGTCCGCCATGGACGTCGCGCAGCTTTGAGATGGACTTTGGTTGGGAATCAGTCTTCTGGGTAAGGTACCAAAGGTTTGGCGACACTACACCTTTGGACTTTCGATTTGCCAAACAGTTGGATAATATTATCCACCTCATGATTCCGTTCTGTCAATGCCTTACTTCCTCAACGGGCTCTTTTCTACTATACGAGCTGCCAAAACACAACGAAATTATCAGACCAAAGGCCATCCATGAACCGCAAAATCGGCGCTGATGAGGCATAAAGGTATTTGGAGACACTGCCAGTTGGCACTCCAAGGGCCGTACCATTGTTACCCACTTCTACCACGCTCAGGGCGATTCCTTGGAAAAGACACTCCTCGGCATGCTACGCTCTTTGATGTGCGAACATGTCAACAAAGAGGAGCCGACATATCCGCgctttcttccccttttccacCAGAAAACCCGACTCCACCAAAGATGAAAGTGGCGCGAGTTTGGACTGACGGAATTGCTTCCTTCCGAGATGCAAGTTCGGGAAAGCCCGCCACTACTCCTCAATTTCACCGGTCCCTTGGTTGAATGCAGGAACTTGCAGGTTCTACACATAGAACTTTTCGAACAACTATCACTCAACTTAGTTCCGGGACTAACGTTTGGATTTCTGAAGACTATCGAGCGGCCATTATTCACACATTACTTTGGCAAAATATCAGGAGTTTGTGATAGAAACCAGGACGGGATTTTACAAGGATATTGCCACATACATCCACGATAATTTGACGGTCTCGAACCCAGATATTGAGAAGGAGGTTCCCAACAAGACATCCGGTATTGATTCTTCTTGTGGGTCGTGCTCGTCGTCGCAATGCTACCCAAACAGAGAATATGACGAGGGCAAGATCGAAGTAATCGAGCAGAGGTTACTTGTACATGGGGTTCCTTTGCAGGGAAGAACAGGCCGACCTTTGTTTGGGACAAGGAATTAGAGGATCACTTAGTTCAAAGTACATCATCTTTATTCTTTCAATGGTTTGCCTCTTTTTGTAGACAGGAATAGAGGAGCTTTCTGCTTTTTAGAAAGGCGGGCATGCCTGGCTCCATCTCTCAGTCATCCTACCAACAGAGCAACTACCAACATAGCAAGGACTTGAGAAAGGCATTTCATTGCACAAAGGAAAAACGATCAGACGGCTCTCGTCCTATGTTCAAGGTGAGCCAATGGGTTGCTACTACTGAGTCAATGGAGAGGTGCTTGCTTGGCGCTTGGATCGATGCCATGGCGAGTTGTGAAGGTCTGTGCACCTTGATGCTCTGACTGTAGCGACAACCTGTCCCCAACGGACAGTTACCTTCCCAGGCCTCCGGCTCTATGCAACGGTGATACCCAAAGGCGGGTTTGCAAAGCTCGTGAGAAGCAGATTGTGCCGGCTGGGCACTCGGAGGCTGTCGGGGTGGGGCCGGTGCGGAGCCGGGGGGAGGCCGGGGAGCGTTTCAAATATCGGGTGCGGTCGGACACTCGCCACAACCAGGTGAAGGAAAGAATCTGAGCGGTCGGCCAATTGAGGACTCTGCCGGTGTGCCAAGTGCAGCTGCTATCCGAATGATGCCATTCCCAACTCTCAACGTTTTTGGGCCTCACCTCATCCACAGCTCGGGAACATCCGGAGTACGGGGGTTATGTCTAGACGGGTCTATAACAAGCGAAGAAAACGTCAGACAAACTACTCGAACATTCCGAATCAGCTCCGGCCCCTcggtgtgtgtgtctgtGCAATACGAACAGGAATTCACTCTACGAACGCGACCCACTGAAACTGTGTCATGATGGATGAGCCGGGCAACACAGACATACCATCCGGGTATATAAAGGAGCGCGATTCCTCAGGAGATTCAATCATCATCGAGCACACATCCTCAAGTCCTCactcaccaacaacaaccattcCGTCAATCCAACTCCATCAATCGCCCAACATGGTCCTTACCAAGTACAAGGCCGCAGCGGTATGTCAAAGCAAGAATGCCTCAGTCGACTATCTATTCTGACGCCAAAATAGGTTACTTCCGAGCCCTGCTGGTTCGATCTCGAGGGAGGCGTTCGCAAGACGATCGACTTCATTAACGAAGCGGGTCAGGCCGGCTGCAAGCTCGTCGCCTTTCCCGAAGTCTGGATCCCCGGCTATCCATACTGGATGTGGAAGGTCACCTACCAGCAGTCGCTGCCTATGCTGAAGAAGTACCGCGAGAACGCCATGGCCGTTGACTCGGACGAGTTCCGTCGCATCAGAAGGGCTGCTAGGGACAACCAGATGTATGTGTGATCCGGTCACCAGCCCCAACCTCGGATGATTGAGTGCTAACACAGCACTTGCACAGTTATGTCTCGCTCGGCTTCGCCGAAATCGACCACGCCACCCTTTACCTGGCGCAAGCTCTGATCGATCCCACTGGCGAGGTCATCAACCACCGTCGCAAGATCAAGCCCACCCACGTCGAGAAGCTCGTCTACGGCGACGGCGCCGGTGACACCTTCATGTCGGTCACCCCGACCGAGCTCGGCCGCCTCGGTCAGCTCAACTGCTGGGAGAACATGAACCCCTTCCTCAAGTCGCTCAACGTCTCGATGGGCGAGCAGATCCACATCGCCGCGTGGCCCATCTATCCCGGCAAGGAGACGCTCAAGTACCCCGACCCGGCGACCAACGTGGCCGACCCGGCGTCCGACCTCGTGACGCCTGCCTATGCCATTGAGACGGGTACCTGGACGCTGGCGCCCTTCCAGCGGTTGAGCGTGGAGGGCCTCAAGAAGAACACGCCCGAGGGAGTCGAGCCCGAGACGGACCCGTCGACGTATAACGGCCATGCGCGCATTTACAGGCCGGACGGCTCTCTTGTCGTCAGGCCGGACAAGGACTTTGACGGATTGTTGTTTGTCGATGTACGTTTTCTCATTCATTTCCACTCCAGTCCATTCCATCAGTTGTTTCGTTTTGATAGGTaagcaaagaaaagagagattACTAACATTAATATCTTTGTACAGATCGACCTCAACGAGTGCCACTTGACCAAGGCGCTGGCTGACTTTGCTGGACACTACATGCGGCCGGATCTCATTCGTCTCCTGGTGGACACCAGCCGCAAGGAGCTCGTCACCGAGGTGGACCGCAATGGCGGCATTGTGCAGTACTCGACGCGCGAGCGCTTGGGCTTGAACACGCCGCTTGAGAATGAtaaggagggaaagaagtgAGTGAGTTGGACATTATCAGTTTGATGGGGGCGTCGCAGGGACTTGTGACAGAGTACGGCGGCTCGCTTTGGATCAGGCCTGAAGAAAAGATTGTGCGCGGGTCGCTCATCTTTTTAAAAAAGTTTAGCTATCtcgaggtagaggtagacttttttttttaactaATCTCCACTCCATTTCTCTATATCAAATAAATCACTACCATATATTCGAGTTGTTTTGTGAATGTTTGGGCGATGTGTATGAAATCAACATGAAGAGATGAGGGAGCAGCGAAAAGCATTGTTAACAGAACTTTgtgcctaggtaggtacggcgtatctacctacctagctaggtgACCTGACTCAGGAATTCATAAggagagtaggtaggtatagtcAAGTAAACACACACACTgggcagtcagtcagtcttAATACGAACCCATGTCTCCTATTCTCATCATACCTACAGGTATGCACCTTTCATCCTGATAGACCTGGCTATCAGCCGTGTGTGTTTGTCTTGTCTGGGAAGGTGAgtacaggtacctaggtacctaagctCTTTACTACATAGGAGCCTGGGGatcaagaaaaaaagaaaattcgTAACGGCCGGGGAAGATTATCGGACATCCGTGGCATGCATTACCATAACAATTCCTGCATTTCGATCCAAACACGTTTCAGTCCCAAGCCATGCATATACAGGTAACAATTGTCTCATCAACTCCcgttttctccttttctttctttctttctttcttcttcttcttcttctctctaaCCAATTCAAGCATTCTCTCACCTCCATTGTGCCAATCATCGTGTGATACTGCATGCTCAGCGAACTTTGGACAAAGATACCTAATGCCCGATTAACCACAGGCCCGATTCACACACAcaataagtagaggtacctatccaaGAATTCAGTTCAAAGCCagggagagaaaaaaaaaaaaaaaaaaaagaagacaaaCAAATACCAACAGAAAGCCCCTTAAATACACACAATCGTGACACACTGTATGTATATCCAACGGTTAACAAATCTAGGTAATCACACATTCCTTTTTCCCTCCCCTTATTGAAACCCatccctcttcccccccccctcccccccctctccccatcccatcccagcCCATCCCATGCATCCCGATCccatctttctttctttcctcctttccttcATTGAGTCCCTTTAACCACCCTACCCTTCCCCTCTGATACTCATAGTAGAACCATCTACCCAGGTAAAACTACCAATTAACCCACACAACCTCAGGCAACACCCCCCTCATAATCTCCCAATGGCCCAGCGCGCTTTCCGTCTGCCACTTTTCCAACGTCGCTGTCTCATTCTTTCGCAAAATCCCCAGCTTCTTAGCCTCTTCTACACTGCCATTGACAGCTCTGAGGAGATCGTCGTCTGTCACCTCAAACttggggagaaggaaggcttCGCGGCTGGGACTGTTGAGGAGGTCACGGGGGGTTGGGTTGCGGAAAGTAATTCCCTGAGTGGGAGTAGAAACCTTGGTGCAGAAAAAGACCATATTCGTGAAATCGCGGCCGTTGTGGGCGGCGGCTTGGGCTTCGTCGCGAGGGTGTTCGCGGAAGATGCGGCATGAGGAAGAACCAAAGACGGAGcggatggtgttggtgatgaggaggggTGGGGGGTGGGAGAAGTCGCCTGCGTAGTTCTGCGTTGTGATGTTAGTTGTGGTTataggaagagaaagaggaggggaggggtgaCGTACGATGGCGATGACGCCGTTTGGCTTGAGAAGGGAGTGCAAGTTTTGGAGGAATTCATAAGTGAAGAGGGCGACGGGCTCAGCGCCGCCGGTAAAGACGTCGTGGATGATGTATTCATATTGACCGACACCTTGAGTTTCGTTGACGAGACGGTCGGTGTAGCTTACGGCGTCTTCGATGACGGCGGTGTGGTTGGACGGAAGCTGGAAGTACTTGGAGGCGAACTCGTGGACGACAGGATCGATTTCAACaacggtggtgttgatgccgTGGGCAACGAGGGCGGCGGGGGTGGTGCCGATGCCGAGGCCGCTGGAATATGTTTAGTTTTCCATCTCGAGATGCTAGAACGGGGGGAACTTACATTACCAAAGCCTTCGCCTCGTTGTCAGGAACCGGGTTAGGCACTTGGACCAACCTCAC
Coding sequences:
- a CDS encoding cyanide hydratase, producing MVLTKYKAAAVTSEPCWFDLEGGVRKTIDFINEAGQAGCKLVAFPEVWIPGYPYWMWKVTYQQSLPMLKKYRENAMAVDSDEFRRIRRAARDNQIYVSLGFAEIDHATLYLAQALIDPTGEVINHRRKIKPTHVEKLVYGDGAGDTFMSVTPTELGRLGQLNCWENMNPFLKSLNVSMGEQIHIAAWPIYPGKETLKYPDPATNVADPASDLVTPAYAIETGTWTLAPFQRLSVEGLKKNTPEGVEPETDPSTYNGHARIYRPDGSLVVRPDKDFDGLLFVDIDLNECHLTKALADFAGHYMRPDLIRLLVDTSRKELVTEVDRNGGIVQYSTRERLGLNTPLENDKEGKK
- a CDS encoding methyltransferase-UbiE family protein yields the protein MTTQHTPYVIGHAPSHTKHHEWRTAANSAPHLLPHLPKALSSNPNLKLLDIGCGPGTISASLAQHLLPSGHVLATDIADDVLERAKEHAISQGLSVPENISFQKESVYELPFSDNEFDIVHAHQVLCHLDDPVAAVKEMLRVCKPGGLISFRESDMHMWCFWPELPSLLKFHELMVNVMLANGGQDKGGRKLVSWILEAGVDRKDIEAGFGTWCYSEPGDRKAWGEAMIERLRTGQMRQRGIESGLTTEESIEEMVKGWREWMERGDATLGIVNGEVIVRKSTAS